The DNA segment CAAAGAAAACACTTTTAATGCAGATAAAAAAACAAGACTTGTATTAACTGATGAATATGAGACTAACAGTTATGATATGCATAAACCTTATTATAATGTTTTTGCAGGGTACCCCTCAGCAGGATATAACCCCGATGATGGTTTAAAACTAGGTGCACAACTTAACTATACTATAAACAATTTTAATAGAAGACCCTACTCACAAAAACACTCATTTCAGGCAGATTACTTTTTTGCAACTACCGGTTTTGAGTTACAGTATAAAGGAGTATTTGTAAACGTTGCTAGTGAATGGAACATTGGGCTTGACGCGAGGTTTACTAGCCCAACCTATAGTATTAACTATTTTGGGTACGGTAATGAAGTATCTAATAATGATGATGATCTTGGATTAGATTATAATAGAGTCAAACTGCAAAACTTTAGTGTAGCACCATCAATATTTAAAAATACTAGAAATGGCAGTACCATAGCGTTTCAGTCGGTTTTTGAAACCATAGAAATTGAAGAGTCTAACGGGCGCTTTATAAATGAACCTGGAGTTGTATCTGAAAGTTTATTTGAACACCGACAATATGGAAGTGTAAACGCTAAATACGGTTACGAAAATTATGATCGCCCTTCACTTCCTGCACTAGGCATGGCATTTTCATTATCATTAAACTGGACAGCAAGCCTTGACCAGTTTGAAAGAAACTTTGCCAGAACAGAAGCATTTATAGACTTTGTACACAAAATAACCTCCGATGATCGACTTGTATTTGTTTCGAGAGCAAAAGCAAAAATTTTATTTAACAATAACTTCGAGATATACCAAGCAGCTACTTTAGGTGGTGGTACTGACCTTAGAGGCTATAGACGAGAACGTTATACAGGAAAACAATCGGCATATCATAGCTCTGATTTAAGGCTTACTGTAGGGCAATGGAAAAGCAGTTTTATACCAATGACCTATGGCTTTTTTGGAGGGTATGATTATGGTCGTGTATGGATTGACAATGAAGATTCTGACAAATGGCACCAAAGCGTTGGTGGTGGTTTTTGGTTAAATGGCGTAGATACCATTACTGCAAAAGTGTTTTACTTTCATGGTACTGATGGAGGACGAGTTGCTTTTGGATTACAATTTGGACTTTAAGTCAGATATTTTTAACTTATATAAAAAAGCTTCGTTTTTTTTATGTTTTTCATCAACTATGAGCAAGGTATCATCATCTGTAAAACAAATACCCTCTTTTTGGGAGTAATGATCTATTTTATATTCTTGCATCATGTCTTGACTAAAACCTTTTTCGGCAAACCCCTCTAGTAACCATATCTTATCTCCAGATAATAATACGGCTGTTGTACCGTCAGGACTAACATCTGCTGCGGTTATAGCACATTTCCTGTACACATCACAACTATTAAGAGTAGCGAGTAACTCTGCCTTATGGTTGCCCGCAACATTAGGCACTTTATATATACTAAAGCTACCGTCAAAACGAGCGCTCCTGTTTTTAGTAAAAAGGTAGAAACTACTATTTAGCTCAAAGAAGGCTTCTACATCATAAAAGCGTTTTGATTTTTTCGGAGGAAATTTATCCTGTTCAGGGTAATAAAACGAAATTTTATAGTCTGCAACAGCTTCTTTTTTTTCTAGGTCATTACTGTTAACTTTATAAATAACTAGGTCTTCCCTATCATTATCATTATTACCAAAATCGCCTATATACAGGTTTCCTTCTTTATCAGATGTAATATCTTCCCAGTCTACATTTTCGGCATTTTTTATAGTAATAGCATGTTCTGTTTTACCATCTTTCCCTAATCCGTAAATCTTATTTTTATTCCCACTATCTTCAATAGTCCAAAGCCATTTACTACCTTCTACATATTCTATACCCGAAGTTTCGTCTTTGTCTAGTTCGCCTATTATTTTTATATATTTCCCATTATCTGCAGTGCAAGAAAACAACAAGACAGATAAAAACAATATTAAATTTTTCATGTATGCTTTTAATTAATAACTTCTTATTATTTAAAAGTACAATAAAAAACAAAAACCACCGAATTAATGGTGGTTTTTAAACTACTAAAAAACTAAAAATTTATAGTACAGGCGCATCATACCAATCGGATGATGACGAGCAAGAAGGATAATATCCTTTTGCTGTATGAATTACAACTTTCCATTTAAAACATACTGATGGTAGCTGCGATGGGTTAACTTCTATTGCAGGAATATTAGTAGCGCTTGTTATAACATTTGGCAATGCTATAATGGTAGGACTCCCAATATCACTATTTAAATCTTCACAGTCGTCTATAGGCTGAAGATGAACTTCTACTACATAAGGTTTATTAGGCTTATTTAAGTCAATAGCTTTTAATCCAAAATTAAGAACTTGATTGTTAAGTCCGCCAGACATATCTATACTTAACGTACCTGAAACAAAATTAAAGCAACTGTCGTCTGAATTTTTACCTAACCTCATTTGATAGGATGCTTCAGTATCATTTGCAGTTAATATATTTTGCTCTTCTGTTAGAATTGTATCATCGGTAGAACAAGATACAAAAAATAACATGGTCGCTAAAAGTAGATAAAATTTATTCATTATTATAAATGTTTGATATTGAGACAAATGTAAAACAGCATAATTCAAATAATAAATAAAACCCTAAAAAAACGTTTAAAAGACTTTTATTTTCGATGAAATACAGGAAAGAGAAGATCAATAGTCAATTATATACGTCAAACAATTATATAAATATTCTTAACTCTCTAATTTTAAATGTAAAAATTAGGTTAAACAATAAAAAAACACTAACTTTAGTTAATTCAAAATCAAAAGATTATGGGTGAAATTACTTCTAATAATGGGTTACCATTAAACAGCAATGCAATGCAAAATTATTATGGCGATATAATGCCATATGAAGATCCTGCAATCGTTAATCCAAACGAACTTGCAACCTTTCCGAAACAGATTGTAAAAGATGATGTATATCACAATCGCCATCAACATCATTCATTACACAGTAAAGCAACACCTGTACGGGATGGAAGAAACATAACACGTACTGATAACCATGCTGAAAGCAACGGTTTTATTTAAAAAAAGAAAAACATAATAAAAAGCAGGAGATACTAATTAGTATCTCCTGCTTTTTTGTTTAACAATAGAAATATGTTATAATTTAAACTAAAAATCATATCGTTTTTTGACATTATAATACAAAGCGTAAACTTCGTTTTTAAGTACATTTACTTTTTTAACTACACAAAATGCATTATTTTAAAAAAATCACATTTCTTTTCTTAGCATCTGCTATAGCTATAGCTTGTATTGAAAAAGATAACTCAGAAAAAGAAACCTATGTTGTAAAAGGTCGAATAGAGAAACAAGACGATAAAATCATACTTATCGGTTCAGCCTCATCAGTATCATTTAGCTTTAGCGGAGAGCAATGTATCTTACACTTAGAGGCTCAAGATACTTTTGAACATCACAATTATATTTCATTGGTACTCGATGGCAAATATATTGGTAGACAGCGCATAGAAAACGGAGCAGGAACCTACCCCGTGACTGTAAAAAGTAACGACAACGACAGTCATACACTAACTGTTTATAAAGCTACAGAAGCAGCTAACGGCAATATTATTTTTTCGGGTGCTGATGCCAAACTTATGGCAACCCAAGTAGTCACTAAGAAAAAAATAGAGTTTATAGGCGACTCTATTACCTGTGGTATGGGGAACGATACTGAAGAGATTCCCTGCGATACAGCCGAATGGTATGATCAGCATAACGCTTACTTTGCCTATGGCCCTGTCGCGTCGCGAAAGCTCGATGTTGATTATATGCTGAGTTCTGTTTCGGGTATTGGTATGTACCGTAACTGGAACGATGAACATAAAGATGAGGCAATTATGCCCGATGTATATGAAAACCTATACTTAAACAGAGAAAACACAAAACCTTACGACTTTAGTTTTAACCCTGATGTTACTTGTATAGCGCTGGGTACAAACGATTTTTCTGATGGTGATGGCACAAAACCCCGTTTACCTTTTAATGAAGATAAGTATGTAAACAATTATATCGTATTTGTAAAAATGCTGTACAGCCATAATCCTGATACACAAATAGTATTACTGGACAGCCCAATGGTAAACGGCGAAAAACTGGACACTTTCCGTAAATGCCTTAACCGTGTAAAAGACGCTTTTAAAGATGATAAAGAGTACAAAGCGATTAAAATATTCCATTTTAATTCAGTTACTCCACATGGTTGTGGTTATCACCCAGATATCAATGATCATGCTATTATGGCATCGCAGCTTGTACCTTACCTAAAAAACACTTTGAATGAAGAATAATAGTTTATACCTATTTGCAATAATTACCCTGCTTATAACAGGTAATGCTATGGCAAATATAACCTTGCCCGCTTTTTTTGCAGATAACATGGTATTGCAACGCAATACCACCGTAAAAATATGGGGTTGGGCAAACCCAAAAGAAGAAATTACATTAACAGCAAGCTGGATTAAAGATACCTACACTACTACCGGCAATAATGAAGCCTATTGGGAAATAGAAATACCTACTACCAAGGCCGGAGGTCCTTATACAATCAACATAAAAGGATATAACCAAGTAACATTAAATAATGTAATGCTTGGCGAAGTTTGGTTATGCTCGGGACAATCGAATATGGAGTGGACAGCCAGTGCTGGACTCGACAATGCCGAAGCCGAAATTGCTGCTGCCAATTACCCTAACATACGCCTCTTTACGGTGGGTAAAATGAGTAGTGAATATCCTCAACTTGACGTTAAAGGAAACTGGCAGGTATGTACGCCCGAAACCATGCAATATTTTAGTGCAGTAGGTTACTTTTTTGCTAAAACGCTAAGCGAAGATTTAAAAAATGTACCCATTGGAGTTATCAACTCCAGTTGGGGAGCAACGGCAGCCGAAGTATGGATACCTGCCAATTATATAGCAAATGACCATATATTGGCAGAAGCTGCCACAAAAATACCTCAGGAATCAGAGTGGTGCCCTACTAAACCAGGACGTACCTATAATGCTATGATAGCCCCTCTGGCAGGCTTTAAAATTGCAGGTGTGTTATGGTATCAAGGCGAAACTAACGCAAATTCAGCAGTATATAACAAAACGCTGGGCGGACTAATAGAGTCTTGGCGTACTGCTTGGGCAGATGATTTCTCTTTTTACTATGTGCAAATAGCTCCTTTTAAATATGAAGGTGGCGAATATCAAGGTGTAATTGTGCGCGATGCACAACGCCGTTTACTAAATGAATCTACCAATACTGGAATGGTAGTTATAAGCGACGTAAGTACTAATGAAGACATACACCCTCGCAATAAAAAACCTGTAGGAGAACGCTTGGCTAATTTAGCGTTGAGCAAAAATTATAAAAAAGATAAAGGTATTGTTAGTAGTCCTTTATTCGAAAGTGCTACTGCAAATGGTAAAAAAATAACGGTTCATTTTAAAAATAATGAAGGCTTACATACTAAAAACAAAAAAGTAACACTTTTTGAAGTAGCTGGCGAAGATGGTGTTTTTCATCCTGCAAAAGCTAAACTAAAAGGCGATACTATAATTGTATCTTCTAAAGAAGTAAAAACACCTAAAAAGATACGCTTTGCATGGCATAACGTAGCACAGGCTGACCTTTTCAATAAAGCAGGTTTACCTGCCTCATCTTTTATGGCACAAATAAAATAAACACATGAAACAAACATTTTTATTGTTGGCTATGCTAACCCTAGGTTCGGCACAGGCACAAAAAAACAAACCAATGAATAAAGAACAGGAAATAGAGCAAAAAGTAGATGCGCTCTTAGCTAAAATGACCCTTGAAGAAAAAGTAGGGCAAATGAATCAGTATAATGGCTTTTGGGATGTAACAGGACCATCGCCAAAAGAGGGTAATGCTGCCTTAAAATATGAGCATCTTCGCAAAGGCTGGGTAGGCTCTATGCTTACCGTGCGTGGTGTAAAAGAAGTACGTGCCGTACAAAAAATTGCGGTTGAAGAAACCCGATTGGGCATTCCGCTTATCATTGGTTTTGATGTAATACATGGCTATAAAACATTAAGCCCTATACCCCTTGCCGAAGCTGCAAGCTGGGATATGGGAGCGATACAAAACTCTGCCACCACAGCAGCCTCAGAAGCTGCTGCAAGCGGAATTAACTGGACATTTGGTCCTAATGTAGATATATCTCGTGATGCCCGCTGGGGGCGCGTTATGGAAGGTGCAGGCGAAGACCCATTTTTGGGTAGTAAAGTAGCCGAAGCCCGTGTTAAAGGTTTTCAGGGTAGTAACCGTAGTGATTTAGGCTCTCCTCTTACTATTGCTGCCTGTGCCAAACACTTTGCCGCTTATGGTTTTGCCGAAGCAGGTCGTGATTATAACACTGTAGATATTAGTAATGCCACATTATACAATACTGTAATGCCACCATTTAAAGCAGCTAAAGATGCTGGTGTGCGTACTTTTATGAACGCTTTTAATATACTTAATGGTGTGCCTGCAACAGGCAACAGTTTTTTACAGCGTGACATATTAAAAGGTAAATGGGGTTTTGATGGTTTTGTAATAAGCGACTGGGCATCTATCAGAGAAATGATAGCACACGGCTATGCCGAAGACGGCGCCGAAGCTACACTTAAAGCGGTAAAAGCAGGTTCTGATATGGACATGGAATCGCATCTTTACATTGCCGAATTAGTAAAACTGGTATACGAAGGTAAGGTCGATATTGCTTTAGTAGATGATGCTGTACGCCGCATACTGCGTGTTAAGTATGAGTTAGGATTATTTGACGACCCATACAAATATTGCGACGAGAAGCGTGAAAAAGCCACTATTGGTAGCAAAGCCAATAACGAGTCCGTTTTGGATATGGCTAAAAAATCTATTGTATTACTTAAAAACGAAAATCAATTATTACCACTTAAAAAGAAAGGGCAAAAAATTGCACTTATTGGTGCTTTAGCCGATGATAAAACAAGCCCGTTAGGCAGCTGGAGAATAGCCTCTGATGATAATACCGCAGTATCGGTATTAGAAGGAATGCAACAATACAAAGGTAACGAGCTGGTATATGAAAAAGGTGCTGATTTAACGGTAGGCAAAACTACTTTTCTTGATGAGTTAGTATTTAATACTACAGACAGAAGTGGTTTTGAAGCTGCTAAAAAAGCAGCTAAGGAGGCAGATGTAGTAGTTATGGTACTGGGCGAGCACGGTTTCCAGAGTGGTGAAGGGCGTAGCCGTACTAACCTTGACCTACCGGGATTACAACAAGAACTATTAGAAGAAATATATAAAGTAAATCCAAATGTTGTTTTGGTATTAAACAACGGTCGTCCGTTAGCGCTGCCTTGGGCAGCCGAAAACATCCCTACCATTGTAGAGGCATGGCAATTGGGTACACAAACCGGTAATGCAGTAGCACAAGTACTGTATGGCGATTATAACCCAAGTGGTAAGCTCCCTATGAGTTTTCCGCGTAATGTGGGGCAAGTACCTATCTACTATAACCAACATAGCACAGGACGCCCTATAAATAGTGATAACAATGTATTTTGGTCACATTATAGCGATGTGGAGAAAACACCTCTATTTGCTTTTGGTCATGGGCTTAGTTATACTACTTTTAAGTATGGCATTATACAACTTGATAAGAAAGAATACAGTAAAGGAGAACCTGTAAAAGTAAGCGTTGACATTACCAACACAGGTAACTATGATGGTAAAGAGGTAGTACAACTTTATATAAGAGATATTGCAGCCAGCCTGTCGCGCCCTGTAAAAGAACTGAAAGGCTTTGAAATGGTTTCGCTTAAGAAAGGAGAAACCAAAGCCGTAACCTTTACATTAACCGATAAAGAACTTGGTTTTTATAATAACGAAGGAGAGTATCTTGTAGAGTCAGGTACATTCAAAGTATTTGTAGGGACAAGTTCTAACAACGTACAAGAAACAACTTTTAAATTGAGGTAATTTTTTTCATACATCTATTTTATTTTGAAAAGCATTGGATATTATTATTCAATGCTTTTTTTTATTACTATTATTTTGACAAACCAACAACCTATTAGTTGTCAAATAATTGAAACTATTAACCTCATTGTACTTCGTTTAGAATGACACTTTTTGAGCCAGTCCCTTTTACCTCTACTTATCTCATACAACCAAAGAACTTATGTTATATACAAAAAGAAACCCCGTACGCATTCGTACAGGGTTCCGCCCAAAATTACAAAACTAACTCAACTTAATCTATTTATTCAATTTTCTTAAGTAAGCACGGGTTTTTAAGCCGCTCTCTTTAATATCTTTATCTTTCCAATTCCCAATAGACTTAGCCGATTTTTTGAGTACGCTACACGTCTCATCTTTATCAGATACTGACCATGTTATCCAGCTCAGTCCTCTATCTTCCATCCAGTTTACCCAGTTGTCCCATTCTGCTTCGTCTAGTGGTCCGTCGCCTGTAGCTTCCATACCTGCACTTTCTGATATAAATACAGGTAATCCTTTTGCCAGTGCGGCATCAGTACGGTCGCGAAGGTATTTACCATGGGTAGCTGCATAAAAGTGTACGGTGTACATTAAATTATCAAAACCTATAATAGGGTCTTCGGCAGGCAGGTTAATATCCTGATCCCAATGTGGGCAACCTACTAATATTATATTATTAGGGTCGTTTTTACGAATTACTTTTATTACCTCTTCACTATAGGCTTTTACATCTGCCCAGCTTTCATCGTTAGGTTCATTAAAAACTTCGTAGATAACATTGGGTGTATCGCCGTACTCTTTTGACATTTCATCAAAAAAGGTTTTAGCTTCTTTCAGGTTTATATTATGGCTATGAAAATCGATAATCACATAAATACCACTTTCAATAGCACCATCAACTACAGTTTTTATTTTAGCCTTACTATCTTTAGGACTACTATTATAGCATTTATCATCTGCATCAACACCCATTGCAGCACGCACAACATTTACATTCCAATCATCTTTTAACCATTGTACTGCTTGCTTGTTATAAAATCTTGGCCAGAAATTATGCCATCCAAAACTCATGCCACGCAACATTACATGCTCTCCATTTCTATCTACCAGTTGTGTGCCTTTTACACCTAGTTGCCCATGCTCTTTTACAGGCTGTGCATACCCGATAGCTGTAAGCAATAGTACAGCAAAGGTTATTTTAAAAAGTTGTAACATAATTATTTCTTTTTTGTAAGTCTAAGAGCTACTACATCATGAGAAGCTATTTTGTCTTTAAATGCTTTTTTAGTAGTACTCGCTTTTTTATTTTTCCAAATATTTTTAATAGTATAAGCTATATTACTAAAATCGGCAGTAAGACCGCTTAAATCGTCTTTTATGATATGTTTTGCCCAATCAAAATTTATTTTCTTTTCGGCATCGCTGCGGTTCAGGAACGTTACAGCCCAATCACCATCACTTAAAGGTTTTACCCAAACTTCGATACCATCTTCAGCAGAGTATTTAAAACCTTGTATGCCTAGTTTATCCTGATTAATGGCTATCATATCTTTATTGGTAAGAATACTCAATGTTTCTTCGCTCATGCTTCTGAAATCATTTCCTGCAATAAGCGGAGAAGCCATAAGACTCCACATGGTAAAGTGCGAACGATCTTCGGCAGCAGTCATACCATTACCTACTTCAAGCATATCAAAATCATTCCAATGGTCGGGTCCCGAATACTTGCGGATGCCTTTTCGCATCTCTACAATTTTCATAAAACCCCAAGACGACCAATTTTCTGGATGCTTGTACTCACAATCAAAACAAGGGTATATATCGCCAGATATCCTCCAAAGGTTACCTACAGGCTCAGCCCACTCCCACGGGTCGTTATCTCCCCATTCACAAAGACTAAAAACAATAGGCTTTCCTGCTTTTTTTAATGCATTACTCATTGTAGTATATGCTTCTTTTGCTGTTATACCCTCAGTATTACACCAGTCATATTTAAGAAAATCTATACCTAGTGAAGCATAAAATCGTGCATCTTGATATTCATATCCACGAGTACCAGGATATCCGGCACAGGTTTTTGTACCTGCACAGTTGTATAAGCCAAACTTTAACCCTTTTGAGTGTACATAATCTATAAGCGCTTTCATTCCGTTAGGGAATTTCTCAGGATCAGGTACTAAATTACCATCAATATCTCTTTCGCGGGTCATCCATCCATCATCTAATACTATGTAAGTATACCCTGCATCTTTCATACCAGAGGCTACCATTATATCAGCAGTTTCTTTTACCAATTTTTCATCTATATGTGTTTCAAAAGTATTCCATGAATTCCAGCCCATAGGTGGTGTCATGGCAAGCCCTTCAAACTTTGTTGGTTCTTGTTTATAAACATTACCCTGTGCTAAAACAGCAATTATAGGAATTATGCAAAAAAGAGTACTTATAATTTTTTTCATGTGTACTTGTTACTCAAATTTTATGTAGTTAACAGTAAAAACATTCCCCGAACTAAAAGTCTAGGGAATGTTATACAAAAAACAACTTTATAAAGTTTAAGATTTAAATTTATTATTCGGCTACTGTAAACCCTATATTATCAAAATAGTAGTTATGGGCTTCGCCACTAAATTCTTGGAATGAAATATTTTGCAACGCTTCTGGCATACCGCCTAGTTCTTCCCAAGTAAAAGTGTAGTCTACCCACTCAGTACCTGTTTCAAAAGAAAAGTTATCATCTCCCCAGTTGTTACCATTAAAAATAAGTACTAGTTTACCAGCATCATCAGAACGAACTGAGAAATGAATACCTGAATATTGCGAAATCTGATCATCCCAACCCCAATTTCCTTGTATATTATCCCAGCCTGATATCTCTTTCTTGATAAATGTTGTTCCCTGAGCTGCTTTAGCCAAGTCAGTTATATACTCATGGTTATTCCATTCTTCTATATCCCATGGTGCATAAAAAGCATCATCATAAATTGCTGTTCCTACAGCAGTACCCCATTGTGAATCTCCAGAAATAGTTGTTACTGTTAAATACTTTAAATTCGAATCTGCTGGCATTATAGCAACAATTTCGGTTAAGGTACTAGAAACTATTTGTGCCTCTACTTCTCCAACAGTTACTACAGGATCTAAAAAGTATGATCCGTAAATCGTAATTTCTTCACCTTCGGCAGCATTTACAGGGTTAAAACTTAAAACCTCTGGTGCTGGTGGCGCTACTACAAAATTATATATCGCTGTACCTCCATCTGTAACTACTTTTAGTTCATCAACAGTATCTGCATAAGGTGTATCTCTATCAATAGTTACTAAAATCACTTCATCTGTAACTAGTGTTGGGTTAAAATAAGTATCGGTCTCATTAAAATATATTTTTTGAGTTCCAGTAAAACCTTTACCCCTAACAATGTACATGTTGTTAGCATACCCCTGCCCTACAAGAGAATCGTTTTGAGCAAGACTAACACTCTCTATAACAGGTTGTCCACCCGTTGCTGCATCATCATCACTACATGATGCAAATAATGCTATTGCGAATACCGTAAGTACACCCAATATTGCTTTTAATTTAAATTTTTTCATACTAATTAATTTTTTAAAAATTATTCAAATGTATATGGTACGGGTGGTTCTAGTAATAAAGGATTTTTAGCCACATCATTATCAGGGTATGGTAAGTAAAAATCAGACTCATCAGGCGTAAAATATTCAGCAGTAAACATATTACCTCTGTTTTGTGCCCCCATAATAGCTATTGCTTGTGCTCTTGGTAATCTACCTAAGTCAAACCAATAATCACCTTCAAAGCAAAGCTCACGTCTTCTTTCTGTAAATAACTCATCAAATGTAATATTGGTAACCGCAGCTAATCCTGCTCTTGTTCTTACTGCATTAAATGATGCTAGTGCAGCAGCATCAGATGTACTACCACCTCCTGCCATAATAGCTTCGGCATGAATAAGTAATAAATCTGCATAACGCATTATATAAGTATTATTTTCCATCATTGCCCATGCATCTACACTTCCAGTTTGATCACCATTTACTATACCAATACAGTATTTTTTAATAGCTGCGCCTGCACCTTGCCCACCAATATCTTCAGCAGCTGGTACTGTAAATCCTACAGCCGGAGTAGTTGCACCGTCTAATAATACTTTTATATTAGGGTATTCATCACCTGGAAGCATAATGGTTGATTTTCGTCTTACATCACCTGCTTCATAAAGGTCAAGAACGTCTTGAGAAGGAGCAAACACACCACCATAACTAGCATTAGATGTAGTTACCAAGGCATTACTTATACCAAACTGTGTATTACAGTTATTAGCAGAACCATAGTTACCGTCTGTTATCCATTCTAATGCAAATATTGACTCTTCGTTATCATTATTAGGATAGGTAAATAAATCTCCAAATGATTTGGCAGGAAGTTGATCGCCTCCTAGTAACTTAAATTCGTTACTGTTTATAACCTGCTCTGCCATTTGTCTAGCCTCTGTATATTTTTTCTCATACAGGTACACTTTTGCGAGCATTGCTTTTGCCGATCCTTTAGACACACGCTTATTAGTCGAATAGTTAGCTGTTCTTACTTTATCATACAGTAATTCAGTTGCTTTTTGGTAATCACTTTCTATTAACTGATATATGTCTTCTATCCTATTCTTATTGATTATAGGATTATCAACAAAATCAAGATTGTTTTCTATAATAGGTACATCTCCCCAAAGCCTTACTAAGTAAAAATAGGCTGTAGCTCTCATAAAATAAGCCTCACCAATTGTATTATCTAGTATTTCTGGATCTATATCACCACTAACACGGTCTGAAAGGAAATTGATAATAGAGTTTGCCTGACCTACGTTTGCCCAAAGTGAGCGCCATCCGTTTGCAAGCTCACCATCACTACCATTAATTGAAAAGTTACGCATGGCGTTCACATCACTAGAATTAGTGTACATATTACCCGAACCTACTTCGGCAACGGCATAGAAAAACTTGTTGTTGAACTGAAACCATGTACGAGAATACATACCATTTGTAGCTGACTCTACTTGTGCATTAGAAGTGTAATAATTATCTAAGCTAATCTGATCTTCTGGTGGTCGATCAGTAAAATCTTCGGAGCATGAGGTAAAAACTGT comes from the Flavobacterium arcticum genome and includes:
- a CDS encoding glycoside hydrolase family 5 protein, with translation MLQLFKITFAVLLLTAIGYAQPVKEHGQLGVKGTQLVDRNGEHVMLRGMSFGWHNFWPRFYNKQAVQWLKDDWNVNVVRAAMGVDADDKCYNSSPKDSKAKIKTVVDGAIESGIYVIIDFHSHNINLKEAKTFFDEMSKEYGDTPNVIYEVFNEPNDESWADVKAYSEEVIKVIRKNDPNNIILVGCPHWDQDINLPAEDPIIGFDNLMYTVHFYAATHGKYLRDRTDAALAKGLPVFISESAGMEATGDGPLDEAEWDNWVNWMEDRGLSWITWSVSDKDETCSVLKKSAKSIGNWKDKDIKESGLKTRAYLRKLNK
- a CDS encoding SGNH/GDSL hydrolase family protein, which encodes MHYFKKITFLFLASAIAIACIEKDNSEKETYVVKGRIEKQDDKIILIGSASSVSFSFSGEQCILHLEAQDTFEHHNYISLVLDGKYIGRQRIENGAGTYPVTVKSNDNDSHTLTVYKATEAANGNIIFSGADAKLMATQVVTKKKIEFIGDSITCGMGNDTEEIPCDTAEWYDQHNAYFAYGPVASRKLDVDYMLSSVSGIGMYRNWNDEHKDEAIMPDVYENLYLNRENTKPYDFSFNPDVTCIALGTNDFSDGDGTKPRLPFNEDKYVNNYIVFVKMLYSHNPDTQIVLLDSPMVNGEKLDTFRKCLNRVKDAFKDDKEYKAIKIFHFNSVTPHGCGYHPDINDHAIMASQLVPYLKNTLNEE
- a CDS encoding glycoside hydrolase family 27 protein, encoding MKKIISTLFCIIPIIAVLAQGNVYKQEPTKFEGLAMTPPMGWNSWNTFETHIDEKLVKETADIMVASGMKDAGYTYIVLDDGWMTRERDIDGNLVPDPEKFPNGMKALIDYVHSKGLKFGLYNCAGTKTCAGYPGTRGYEYQDARFYASLGIDFLKYDWCNTEGITAKEAYTTMSNALKKAGKPIVFSLCEWGDNDPWEWAEPVGNLWRISGDIYPCFDCEYKHPENWSSWGFMKIVEMRKGIRKYSGPDHWNDFDMLEVGNGMTAAEDRSHFTMWSLMASPLIAGNDFRSMSEETLSILTNKDMIAINQDKLGIQGFKYSAEDGIEVWVKPLSDGDWAVTFLNRSDAEKKINFDWAKHIIKDDLSGLTADFSNIAYTIKNIWKNKKASTTKKAFKDKIASHDVVALRLTKKK
- the bglX gene encoding beta-glucosidase BglX codes for the protein MKQTFLLLAMLTLGSAQAQKNKPMNKEQEIEQKVDALLAKMTLEEKVGQMNQYNGFWDVTGPSPKEGNAALKYEHLRKGWVGSMLTVRGVKEVRAVQKIAVEETRLGIPLIIGFDVIHGYKTLSPIPLAEAASWDMGAIQNSATTAASEAAASGINWTFGPNVDISRDARWGRVMEGAGEDPFLGSKVAEARVKGFQGSNRSDLGSPLTIAACAKHFAAYGFAEAGRDYNTVDISNATLYNTVMPPFKAAKDAGVRTFMNAFNILNGVPATGNSFLQRDILKGKWGFDGFVISDWASIREMIAHGYAEDGAEATLKAVKAGSDMDMESHLYIAELVKLVYEGKVDIALVDDAVRRILRVKYELGLFDDPYKYCDEKREKATIGSKANNESVLDMAKKSIVLLKNENQLLPLKKKGQKIALIGALADDKTSPLGSWRIASDDNTAVSVLEGMQQYKGNELVYEKGADLTVGKTTFLDELVFNTTDRSGFEAAKKAAKEADVVVMVLGEHGFQSGEGRSRTNLDLPGLQQELLEEIYKVNPNVVLVLNNGRPLALPWAAENIPTIVEAWQLGTQTGNAVAQVLYGDYNPSGKLPMSFPRNVGQVPIYYNQHSTGRPINSDNNVFWSHYSDVEKTPLFAFGHGLSYTTFKYGIIQLDKKEYSKGEPVKVSVDITNTGNYDGKEVVQLYIRDIAASLSRPVKELKGFEMVSLKKGETKAVTFTLTDKELGFYNNEGEYLVESGTFKVFVGTSSNNVQETTFKLR
- a CDS encoding sialate O-acetylesterase, whose amino-acid sequence is MKNNSLYLFAIITLLITGNAMANITLPAFFADNMVLQRNTTVKIWGWANPKEEITLTASWIKDTYTTTGNNEAYWEIEIPTTKAGGPYTINIKGYNQVTLNNVMLGEVWLCSGQSNMEWTASAGLDNAEAEIAAANYPNIRLFTVGKMSSEYPQLDVKGNWQVCTPETMQYFSAVGYFFAKTLSEDLKNVPIGVINSSWGATAAEVWIPANYIANDHILAEAATKIPQESEWCPTKPGRTYNAMIAPLAGFKIAGVLWYQGETNANSAVYNKTLGGLIESWRTAWADDFSFYYVQIAPFKYEGGEYQGVIVRDAQRRLLNESTNTGMVVISDVSTNEDIHPRNKKPVGERLANLALSKNYKKDKGIVSSPLFESATANGKKITVHFKNNEGLHTKNKKVTLFEVAGEDGVFHPAKAKLKGDTIIVSSKEVKTPKKIRFAWHNVAQADLFNKAGLPASSFMAQIK